One genomic segment of Schistosoma haematobium chromosome 6, whole genome shotgun sequence includes these proteins:
- the TMEM66 gene encoding Store-operated calcium entry-associated regulatory factor (EggNog:ENOG410VAKU~COG:U~SECRETED:SignalP(1-17)), whose protein sequence is MLFSLVFLSLCFCFCEAKSNRILLRDVDVITLYHDKFAQSRKGYRLPQLKCVGGSGFKQPQYYPKVVQCYNRGFDGRDVQWECKAELDKSVSFGAVNVNCEGYDYPEDEYIVYGSCALEYELNVRGSTREKINHRTFEKVYTHAQNNSGYFIIIGLIVLAAIIWYFCIRPSTFPCEYIPPTGFDFSQSQQRPPPPPYDEAIFDDHEDNSTRRRQAPSAPPEYGWTSNVMGSSQSRSRWNWNKSNDQSSSWLSNGLAAGAGFLGGYFMGSRSNTNPGSSFSGCSRTTPIYTEEESFIRSGNSFSDSHYSSSNTQFTHDRRSRTLSSETHISSGFGGTSRR, encoded by the exons ATGTTGTTCTCCCTAGTTTTTCTTTCTCTGTGCTTTTGTTTCTGTGAAG CCAAATCAAATCGCATATTGCTTCGAGATGTAGATGTCATAACCTTATATCATGATAAATTTGCCCAGTCAAGAAAAGGTTATAGATTACCCCAG CTTAAATGTGTTGGTGGGAGTGGTTTCAAACAACCCCAGTATTACCCCAAGGTTGTCCAGTGTTATAATCGTGGATTCGATGGTCGTGATGTCCAATGGGAATGCAAAGCTGAACTAGATAAGAGTGTCTCCTTTGGGGCCGTGAACGTTAACTGTGAAGGCTATGACTACCCAGAGGACGAGTATATTGTTTATGGCTCGTGCGCT CTGGAATACGAATTAAATGTACGAGGTTCTACTCGGGAGAAAATAAATCACAG AACATTTGAAAAGGTGTATACACATGCACAAAATAACTCtggctacttcataattattgGATTGATTGTATTAGCTGCCATAATATGGTATTTTTGTATTAG ACCTTCTACATTTCCATGCGAGTATATCCCACCAACTGGATTCGATTTTTCACAATCACAACAACGACCACCACCTCCGCCATATGATGAGGCGATTTTCGATG ATCATGAAGATAATTCTACAAGACGACGTCAAGCTCCATCAGCCCCTCCAGAATACGGTTGGACATCGAATGTTATGGGTTCATCACAATCACGTTCTCGATGGAATTGGAATAAATCAAACGACCAGTCCAGTTCATGGTTATCTAATGGGTTGGCTGCAGGTGCTGGATTTCTTGGAGGTTATTTTATGGGATCTAGATCAAATACCAATCCTGGTAGTAGTTTCAGTGGTTGTTCACGAACTACTCCAATTTATACTGAAGAAGAATCATTTATTCGAAGTGGAAATAGTTTTTCAGATTCACATTATAGTTCTTCAAATACACAATTTACACATGATCGTCGTTCACGAACTCTTTCATCGGAAACTCATATATCATCGG GTTTTGGCGGCACATCGCGTAGATAA
- the TMEM66 gene encoding Store-operated calcium entry-associated regulatory factor, variant 2, translating to MTTQRTSILFMARALTFEKVYTHAQNNSGYFIIIGLIVLAAIIWYFCIRPSTFPCEYIPPTGFDFSQSQQRPPPPPYDEAIFDDHEDNSTRRRQAPSAPPEYGWTSNVMGSSQSRSRWNWNKSNDQSSSWLSNGLAAGAGFLGGYFMGSRSNTNPGSSFSGCSRTTPIYTEEESFIRSGNSFSDSHYSSSNTQFTHDRRSRTLSSETHISSGFGGTSRR from the exons ATGACTACCCAGAGGACGAGTATATTGTTTATGGCTCGTGCGCT AACATTTGAAAAGGTGTATACACATGCACAAAATAACTCtggctacttcataattattgGATTGATTGTATTAGCTGCCATAATATGGTATTTTTGTATTAG ACCTTCTACATTTCCATGCGAGTATATCCCACCAACTGGATTCGATTTTTCACAATCACAACAACGACCACCACCTCCGCCATATGATGAGGCGATTTTCGATG ATCATGAAGATAATTCTACAAGACGACGTCAAGCTCCATCAGCCCCTCCAGAATACGGTTGGACATCGAATGTTATGGGTTCATCACAATCACGTTCTCGATGGAATTGGAATAAATCAAACGACCAGTCCAGTTCATGGTTATCTAATGGGTTGGCTGCAGGTGCTGGATTTCTTGGAGGTTATTTTATGGGATCTAGATCAAATACCAATCCTGGTAGTAGTTTCAGTGGTTGTTCACGAACTACTCCAATTTATACTGAAGAAGAATCATTTATTCGAAGTGGAAATAGTTTTTCAGATTCACATTATAGTTCTTCAAATACACAATTTACACATGATCGTCGTTCACGAACTCTTTCATCGGAAACTCATATATCATCGG GTTTTGGCGGCACATCGCGTAGATAA